The window CCTCGTTCCTCGCCACCGGCCCTTGCCCTATTCATAGAGCTGAACATCCACGTGGTATTCCTCGTCCTTGCCGCTCGCTAGGCCCATGTACTCCACTAGGAAGTCGATGTCGGTGTCCGAGGCCCCCTGCTTGGCCCGCTGGAGGACGAAGAACTTGGCGAAGGTCTCGGCGATCACGTCCATGTCCCCCTTCACCTCCTGCTCCTCACAGTTAACCGCGGCCACGAGCAGGGTGCGCCGCCCCGGAACCGAGGCCGGTTCCGAATCGAAATCCAGATGGTTCGGGTCGGCGAGGCCGTCGGGGACGGGATCGGGCCGCTCGGGAGTCGGGGCCGGATCGGTGTAGGTGTCGTGGTCCGGAACGGGGATGGGCAGATCGGCATCCGCGGGACAACTAACCCCGTCGCCGGCGTCCGGGTCACAGGGCGGGTAGCCCTCGGTGAGCTCCCATAAGTGGGCCTCCCTGCGGGTCCAGGAGTCCCAGTCCAGCGGCTTGGGTTGGCCGTGGTAGGCGTGATAATCGGCCCAATAGTCGGCGGCCGGCCAATCCCCCTTGCCGAAGCGTTCGGACATCCCGCCGATGTCCCGGAAGCTCTGGTCCTGGGGGTAGCCCATGACGCCCGGGGACGGGGGGAAATCATCGGGGGTCATCCCCTTGTAGAGATCGAAGCGGGTGTTCCAACCGTGGTTGGGCCAGCTCTGCACGGTGCCTGTACGGGTGTGGAGGTCGGGGTAGGTACACCCCTGGCGGCTCGGGTCGGCGATGTATTCGCCGAGGGCTTTGGCGCCATGCTCTGGATCCCCCGATTCGTCCGAGGGGCGAAGGAAGGCGAAGTTGCCGGGTTCCCAGTGGTCCGCTTGGTATTTGAGGTACATCGAGTCCCCCGGCTCCAGCAGGGGCCCCTCGGGCCGGTGGGGGTCCACCGCCTCCCGGAAGGTCTCCCCCTCCGCCTCGAAGGGGTTGCAGAACATCACCGGCGGGAATTCGCACATATAGTAGTGCCGCCCGGCGAGTGCCCGGACATCCACCCGAAGCTCGTCCTGCATGGAAACCCCGGGCAGGACGTCCAGGACGGGCAGGAATAGGAGGTCCACTGGCCATTGCTCGATCCGGACCTCCGCGTAATGCGCCTCCCGGTAGGAGGTGGTCTCCACCTTTCCGGAGCCTTCGGGGTCCCGGCTGGAGCCAATGGTGGCGTAGAAGGTGAAGTTCTCGTCCGGCAGGACGTCCTCCAGCGGGATTCCTTGGGGCTCCAGCATCTCCCGGGCGGCCTGCCGGGCCCGCTCCAGGGCCCCGTATCGGGCGTTCAGCTCCGTGGCCGCCGCCAGGGCCGCCCCGTCCGCGGCGTTCTGCAGCCGGCTCTTCCACAGCGCCAGGCGGCCGAAATCCAGGGCCAGGCCCGTCATTCCCAGCAAGACCGCGATCAGAATGGCCATCATGGGCAGGACCGCCCCGCCTTCCCGCTTTTGGATGCCCCGCATGGCACCTACCTCCCGGGGCCTCATTGTCCCTGCATGTTCTCGAGAAGCCGCTCCCCGTCCGCCTCGTTCTGTTCGGTTCGGTAGTTCTCCAGCACCCGCTCGGCCTTGGGCCCGTCGAGAGGGGTGGCCGTAGGGTCCTGGCGGGGCGCTTCGGGATTCAGAAGCTGGACCTTCATGTTGTTGCGGACCGCGTCGCCGTGTCGGGCGTCCTCGCCGCCTGCCTTCCCGAGGGCCGGCGGGCCCGCCAGGAGCAGGGCGATTGCCAGAATCGCCGCGGGTGCGTTGTGGTTCATGGTCCGTTCCCTCACAGCTGATGTCCGTAGGCGCCTTCCATGCCCCCGTCCTCGGGCGGAGTCCCGGCCGGGGCCTCATCCGCCTCCCGGTGCCCGTCTCCCGGCTCCTCGGGGGCCAGTCCTTCCACCCGGCCCATGAGGTACTGGTCGAACCGGCTGGGGGGCAGGACGCCGTCGGTGGGCAGGGCCATCCGCTCCGCCCGGGCGGGCTTTACCAGATGGGGGGTGACGATGATCACCAGCTCGCTCTGGTTCTGCTGGAAATCGGTGCTGCGGAACAGCGCCCCCAGGATCGGGATGTCCCCCAGGACGGGGAATTTGGTCACCGTGCTCTGGTCCTCGCTCTCGATCAGCCCGGCGAGGGCGAAGCTTTCCCCGTCCCCGAGCTCCACCGTGGACGACGCCCGCCGGGTGGCCAGGCCGGGGATATTGAACCCGCCCGGCGTCCGGAAGCTGGCGGTGGGGTCGATGTTGGAGACCTCGGTCTGCAGGTTGATATTGATCTTGCCGGGGGAAAGCACCGTGGGGGTGAACTCCAGCCCCACACCGAACTCCTTGAATTCCACGGTAATGGCGTTCATGCCCTCCGCCCCCGCCGAGGACTGGGCCGCCGGCACCGGGAACTCCCCGCCCACCAGGAAGCTGGCCTCCTGCCCGGACAGGGCGATGATGTTGGGCTCGGCGAGGGTGCTTGCCAGGCCCTTCTCCTCGAGGGCCTTGACCTGGAAGTTCACTCCCTCGAACAGCATGCCCAGGGTCCCGAAGGGGGTGGCCTGGAGGGTGCTTTCCTGCAGGAAGTCGAAGGCGAAATCGTCGCCCGCGGTCCCAGAGGCCCCCGCCTCGGGGGTTCCCGCCATGCCGGGCGCGGGGCTGCCGAAGTTGTTGCCGCCCTGTGGGGTATCGCCCAGGTTGTTGGTGGTATCCACTCCCAGGGAGCGCAGGGCATCCCGGTTCACCTCGGACACCTTCACCTCCAGGAGGACCTGCTGCCCCCCGCCCACCTGCAGGCGGTTGGTGACATTTTCGCCGGCGAAGCTGCGGGTGACGGCAAGGGCCGTGTCCATGGCCTCCTTGCTGGACACCTGGCCGGAGAGGAGGACCGAACCGCTGGAGGCCCGGACCTGGATGTCCTCCTCCTCGGGGAGAACCTCATGGAGCTTGCGCTTGATGGCGGTCAGGTCGTGGCCCACCAGGACGTCCAGCAGAGCGATGAGATCGCCTTGCTCGCTGCGCAGGGCCAGGTTGGTCAGGCCGGGCGACTTCCCGAGAATCAGCACCTGCCGGGAGGTCAGGAGCTTGACGTCGGCCACCTCCTGGCTGCCGAGGATTAACTGTTCAACGGGACGGGGGGAGCGGAGGATCTTGGATTTCCCCACCGCGAGCCGGAATTCCTCCTTCTCCTGATCGCCGAGCTCCAGCTCCACCTTTTTTCCCTGGTCTCCCTGGCCGATGGCGGTAATGGGGGCCGCCACTCCCAGAAGGGCGACAACCGCACCCAGCCAATGGGCGACGTTGCCCCGTGCTCCGTTTGTCTTCCCCAGCAATCTTGCCGCCCTCATTGGTCCGCCTTCGCCTGTTGCTCGGGGCCATCCGGCGAGGCCTCCTGGCCTTCCGGGACCCGCTTCTCCTCGACCACCAAACCCCGGATCAGCTCCACCTTGCGGTCCGAAGAGGCCTTCTTGGTCTTTTCCTTTGAGGAAGAGGAGGCCACGGGCCGGGGGTTGGCGGGTGGAGTGATCAGGTTGCCGGTGGCGATAACGTTCGGCCTGGGGGTTTGCCCGTCCCCCTCGTTGCGCAGGGCCAGGCTGAGCTCCCCGACGCTTTCGGCCAGGGTGATGCGCTGCGCCTGCTCGGGGGTCGTCCGCAGGGTGACCGTATTCACCACCTTGGGCTCCTCCTCCTCCTCGGAGGCCACCTGGTCGATCCCCAGGACCCGCAGGTTCTGCTCGAGGATGCGGGTGACCTTGTCCTCCCGGATCCGTCCCGCGGTGGTGGTGTGCAGGACGTCCACCCGGTCGCCGGGCAGGACAAAACCGCCCACGCCGCGGACCTCGTTGACGGGGATGGTTATGGCCCGCATCCCCTCGGGGATTTTTGCGGTCAGGCCCCGCAGCCGGCCTTTGCCGGCCACCTTGTAGTCCAGGACCGGCTCCCCCTTGCGGATCTCCTTGGTCAGGGTGGGTGGGGCGTCCCCCCCGAGCAGCCTGTCGGGGTCCGCATAGGCCCCCTCCGGAACGGCCTCCTTCGGCCAGTCCACCGTGGTCACCAGGAGGTCCCGGAGGTCGTCCCCGGCCGCCAGGTCCTCGGTGACCACCACCACGGGCCGGGTCTCCACCGCGGAAGTCTCCACCACCTCCGGCTCCGGGGGCTGCAGCTGGGTGTTGAGCAGCCAGACGGCGATGCCACCGATGACGACGGCGACGGAAAGGGTGATCAGGGCCCGTCTCTCCATGGTGCCTCCCACCGAGGGGCGGCCGCGTCCGGCCTACCCTTGAACGAAATAAACCTGCCAGGCCCGCGCCAGGGCCTCCTCGGAGAGCCTGGGCTCCTCGCCCTCGAACAGCGCGAACTCGATGACCTTGTTGATCAGGTCCCGCGGGTGGCACGCGATCAAAGGCGTGCCGGTGGGCTCGTAGTGGGCCCGTAGCAGGTAGTCCACCGCCTCGTCACGGTATTCCAGCCCGTTGGCGCGGCAGTACTGGGCGAAGATGGCCCGGTAGTCCGCCTCGTCGAGGTGCCCCAGATAGACCTTGTAGCCCAGGCGACGCAGGAAGGCGTTGTCGGCGAGATCCTGCGGCCGGAGGTTGGTGGCGAAGATGGGGAACACGTCGAAGGGGACGGGGAACTTGGCGCCGCTCTGCAGGGCCAGGTAGTCGATCCCCGCCTCCAGGGGCACCACCCACCGGTTCAGGAGGGTGGTGACCTCCACCTGCTGCCGGCCCAGGTCGTCGATCATGAGCAGGCCCCCGGCGGCCTTCACCTGCAGCGGAGCCTCGTAGAAGTTGCCGGCGGCGTGGTAAGCGGGATCGAGCATGTCCGCCGTCAGCTCGCCGCCGGCAATCACCACCGGACGCCGGCACCGGACCCAGCGTCGATCCCAGTCCTCACCGGGCCGGTCCAGGGAAGGGTCCGGGGTCCGGGCGGCGGGGGCCTCCGCGGGCTTGTGGTAGACGGGGTCGAAGACCCGCACGATCTGGCCGTCCACGGAGACGGCGTGGGGCACCGCCACATCGCCCTGGAGGAGATGGGCGAACTGCGTTGCCAGCAGGGTCTTGCCGGTGCCCGCCGGGCCGTAGATGAACAGGGAGCTGGCGCTGTTGAAGGCCGCTCCGAGCTGCTCGAGGACCCGCTCGGGGACCACCAAGCCGGCGAAGGCCTCGTCCATGGCGGTGCGGTCCACCACGGTCCAGCGCACGCTCTGGGCCTCGATCTGGCGCTGGAACTGCTCCAGAGGAACGGGCACCGGGCCGACGTAGCCGTCGTCCTCGAGGTGGGAGCGGGCCCGGTCCCGGCCCTGCTGGCTGAGGAAGTAGGTCTCGGTGCCGCTCGGGGCCCCCGGGCGGGCGCCTTGGACATCCACCAGGTGCTCGCGCCGCAGGAAGGTGATGGTTTCCTGCAGCAGGGACACGGGCACCCCCAGGTTCCGGCCCAGCTCGTCGAGACGCTGGGCACCGCCCGTGTGCAGGTGCTTCAGCAGGAGCCGGACCAGGGTCTCCGGGCCCACCCCCAAATCGGCCTGCTCGCGGGGTGCGCCGGGATAGGTGGGTCCATCCGCCCGGCGTTGGCCCTGGCGGGAAAGCTTCCGGTGGCGGAACCGCCCCAGGACCTCCGGGGTGGCCTCCGCGGCGGGGGAGGGCAGACTCATGACCAGGTACCCCTTTTCGGAACCGTCACAAGATCAAGGCCGGTAAGCTCGGGGCCAGGAAGAGGCCGGCGAGGGTCCCAACGGCAATGGCCACCGCGTAGGGCAGCTGCACCGGCCCGGAGCCGGCCTCGCTTCCGGTCAGAGGCTGCCTGGTTGCAGGCGAAAGGCCCAGCCGCTGCCAGGACGCCCGCAGCCCGGCCCGCCAGATCAGGGCAAATACGCCCAGGAGGCCCCCCGCCAGGACCACCCCCCCCAGGACGGCCAGGGCCAATTTCCAGGTGACGATGGCGCCCACGGCGGTCAGCAGCTTCACGTCCCCGGCCCCGAACCAGCCCAGGGCGAACAGCGGAAAGGTGAGCCCGAGCAGGAGCAGGGCGCCCGCGAGGGCATAAAGAAGCCCCGCTAGGCCGCCTATCCAGGCGTTGACCGCCAGCCCCGCCCCCAGTCCGGCAAGCACCAGCCGGTTGGGGATGCGGTGCTCGCGCAGATCGAAAAAGCACCCAGCTATGAGTATGGGAATGAGCACCCCGATAACAGGCAAGGATGTCAGGCTGGATAAAACTGCGGGCATTTTGCGGGCTCACCAAATTCAGATAGATAACTAGGAAACCGGCCGGGTTGTTCCCGACCGGAAAACCCGTAATAACTTTTACGCGTCTGGATTTTGGAGCGTTGTTACGATGTTATCGAAGGCTGCCTCAACTTCACCGCCCAAGGTGACTACAGTTGCAATCGCAACAACGGCGATTAACGCCACCATAATGGCGTATTCCACCATGGTGGCCCCGGATTCTTCGTGCACGAAACGGCGGATCAGCTCTTGCATGGGATCTCCTCCTGGCAAGAAGTTCTTAATGCTAGGAATGACCGTCCCTGGGTATGGCAAAGACAGCCTTCCCAATCTTCTTTGCATCCGCCGTGCCAACAGGGTCCCCCCCCTTTGGAATCCGTCGGATGCGGGCGCGGAAGGCAACGCCTCTAAACGCTTTCCCTATGGCTATACGGTTTGTTTACAGGGCGCTCCACCCGGGAATGCTTCTCTATTCTTAGAAATTGCAAGGAAAACAGGGGATTTCGTTACCCTCCAGCCAGCTGGGAGCTGTAAAATCCCGCGTCGGCTTTCCCGGTTCACGCGAAGCGGGCCTGTGCGAAAACCCAAAAGCCGGGAGGCAGCCCGAGTCCGATGCACGGCACCTGCGGATCGGGCTGCGAAAGGCCTCGGGGCCTACGCCAAGGAGCCCCGAGGCGCCCGCTCCCGCCCATCGTGCCGGCAAGGGTCGGTCGATTCCGCGTGCCCCTACCATCCCTGTTTATCCCGGGTCCCGAGGACAGGCTCCGTCGGTGTCCTTTACGGTCAGTAGGACGTAAGCGGGGAAAAAGGACAACATCGGGAGAACCCGTAACTTCCTGCGGCTTTCCCATATTCTCCAGTCCTGCCTTTTTGGCTGGAAAGTCTTTATTTTTCTGATGGTTGAAATCTTTTTTGTCGAAAGTGGTAGGGAAGTAAAGGACAAAAGACCGAACTCTTTGTTCAGTTAATGTCCGGGAAGGAAGCACCGTTAGGTGAAACCAAGGGGGTAGCAGCGTAAGCGGGGCGCCCTAGGGAGGGAATCCGGACATTTCTCGGTTTGCCGGGGAAGCGGCTGGGGACGGATTTGCTTGCAGTCGGTGGGGTGGTAGCCTCGGGGCGTCCCTCGCGGACCTTCCTCCGGGTTTCCAGGCTAGCCCGGAGACTACGGGGCAGGGGACAACACCAGGCCCGTGGCCGGATCCCGGGAGGCAAGGCGGCCCGGGGCCATCTTTGCTAGGATACGGACCGTCGGAGGGGTGGCAGAGTGGACGAATGCGGCGGACTTGAAATCCGTTGGGCCTTCGGGCCCCGGGGGTTCGAATCCCTCCCCCTCCGCCAACCAGCCCTTGGGGGTGATGGATGATCGAGGTGAAGCGGGTAGGCGACGGCGACCCCATGGAATTCGAGGTCACGGTAAGCGAGGGCGGTGGCCAGTCCAGCCACCGGGTGACCTTCGCCGCGGACCATCAGGCACGGATTTGCGGGCAGGCCTCCCCGGAGGCCTGCTTGGAGGCGGCCTTCCGCTTCCTCCTGGACCGCGAGCCCAAGGAGGCCATCCTGGGCACCTTCGACGTCTCCGTCATCGCCAAGTACTTTCCCGACTTCGAGCGGAAGGTCGGGGCCTACCTTTAGCGGAAAAGAACCGGAACGGCGGCAAAAGCCGCGCCCATTGCCCCCGCCCTGAAAGGACTGTCAGGGGAGGGCGCGTTCTCCCGGGACAGGCCGAAGTCCCACCCCCTTCCGGTGTGCATCCCCCGCTCCCTTCCTAGGGGGACTTAAACCTCAATCTCGTGCTGCCAGAGGAAGTTGCGGATCTCCTTCTGCTCCATTTCCTCGAGGTAGCTGAAGGGCCACATGGTGCTGGTGTCCTCCACGCCATCCTCGTAGGCGTGGCGCAGGACCCACAGACCCTCTTGCTCATCCCAGAAGAATTCGATGAAGGGCTCGGGCGGGGCGTGCTCGTACTCCTTCGGCCAGTCGCAGGTGTACTCCAGCGGGGTCAGGCCGTACTCGTGGTAGCGCTCCCGGACCTCTTCCTCCGGGAAGGGGTTGTCGAAGGGCACGCGGTCGCGGATGTGGCGGCGGATTTCCTGGAACTCCGAATCGGCCATGGCGCATACCTCCTTGCTAACCCGGACGTGGCGGTGACGAGGCGAGGATCCAACCGGGGCTCCTGGTCCTTACTCGGCAAGATAAACCCGGCCCGGATGGGTGGCAAACCGGTCAGCTCCGGCGCCGCGCCGCTCCCCGCTCGCGGATGGCCAGCCCTCCGGCCAGGATCACCAGCAGGGCCCCGAACACGGCCGGCGTCCCGGGCACCTCGCCCCAGACCACCCAGCCCACCACCGCGGAGAACACCACCACGGTGTAGGTGAAGGGACCCACCTGCGCGGCCGGGGCATAGGCGTAGCCCCGGGTGAGCAGGAGCTGCCCGCCGGTGGCGCAGATCCCCATGGCCGCCAGCAGGGCCCACAGGGCGGGCTCGGGGGTCTGCCAGGTCCAGGGCAGGGGCAGGGCGGAGCCCAGGGTGGAGATGACCCCGAAATAGAACACAATCCGCGTGGTGGGCTCGCTGGCGTGGAGCCGGCGAACGGCCACGAAGGCCACCGCCGCCAGCACCCCAGCAATAACGCCCAGCAGGGCGGCCGGCTCCAGCATGCCCTTCCCGGGCTGCAGGATGAGGGCGATCCCCACGAAACCGATGGGAATGGCCCACCGCAGGGCCCGGGGCACGGGCTCGCCCAGCCAGAGGGCGGCGATGAAGGGGATGAACAGGGGGGCGCTGTAATTGAGCAGCACCGCCGTGGCCAGCTCCAGGTGGCCGAGGGCGTAAAAGAAGCAGTACATGGCCGCCAGGCCGGTAAGCCCTCGGAACAGGTGCAGGCCGGGATGCTCGGTGCGTAGGCCCGCCATGCCACCGCGGATCAACCAGGGGGCCAGGGCCACCAGCCCCAGGAAGCTCCGGAAGAAAACCACCTCGGTGTAGGGGAGATGGGCGGAGGCCGCCTTGACGGTCGCCCCGGTGAGGGCAAACATGAATGCCGAGGCAACGATATAGCCTGCGGCCCGCCGAGGGTCGTGCTCCATGCCGGTAATGCCGATCCTGCAAAAGCTTGGGCCGGGTCGCAGCCAGCCTGCGGGTGGGGCCCACGATTGTACAGCAACCGCTCCGGTCGGCCACGGGGCGGGCCTTCAACCTACGGGGAGCTTCCGATGGCCTATACCGTGAATTACTCCGTGATCCCCCTGACCCACAGCGGCGGCCACGTCGGCGACCTGGTTGCCCAGGTGGTGGAGCGGGTGGAGAAGAGCGGCCTGGAGTACCGCCTGACGGCCATGGGCACGCAGATCGAGGGCGAGCTCGACGAGATCTTCGACCTCATCAAGGACTGCGAGCGGTTGGTGGAAAAGGACAGCGAACGCTTCTACACGGTCCTGACCATGGACTATCAGCGGGGTGAGAAGGGCGCCCTGACGGACAAGGTCCAGTCCGTGGAGACCCGGTTGGGCCACGAGGTGAAGCACTGAGCCTGTTCAGGGCCCCGGCCGCCGGCTCCACGGCCCCGGAGCGGCCCACCCGTACCACGCCCCCGTCAGGCCCGCCACCGGGATCGGGACCTGGCGGGGGTGTCTTGTAGAATAGGGCTGCATCCGGTGAGGGGGAGTGCGCCATGGCCCGGGAAAGCGACGAGGAAAAGGTCCGCCTTCTGGAAGCGGACGCACAGGAGGGCGAGCCCCGCGCCCAGCGGCACCTCGCCAACCGGTATCTGCGCGGCCGCGGGCTCCCCACCGATCCGGCCCAGGCGGCCTACTGGATGCGGCAGGCCGCCGAGCAGGGCCTCGCCCCCGCCCAGCGCAGCTACGGGGAGTTCCTGGAGCAGGGCATCGGCCTGGATCCGGACCCCGACGCCGCCCGAGGCTGGTACGCCGCCGCGGCCAAGCAGGGCGACCCGGTAGCCCGGCGCCACCTCCACCGCCTGGAGCATTCCGAGGACTGAGCCCACAGCCCTCCCGACCTTCCACCCACCCGGCAAGAGGACCCCATGGCGAGACTGGAAGAGCTGGTCGGCAACACCCCGCTCTGCGAGCTGCGCCGCATAGGCCCCCGGGACAAGCCCGTCCGCCTGTTGATCAAGCTGGAGGGGAACAACCCGGCGGGCTCGGTGAAGGACCGTCCGGCCCTGTCCATGATCCTCGGCGCCGAGGAACGGGGGGAACTGGCCCCGGGCTCCCGCATCATCGAGCCCACCTCGGGCAACACCGGGATCGCCCTGGCCATGGTGGCGGCGGTGCGGGGCTACGAGATCACCCTGGTGATGCCGGAGAGCGCCAGCGAGGAGCGCAAGATGCTCATGCGCGCCTACGGCGCCAGGCTGGAGCTTACCCCGGCCGACCAGGGCATGGAGGGCACCATCGACCGCGCCCGGGAGATGATCGAGGCCGATCCGGGCGCGGTCATGCTCGACCAGTTCGCCAACCCCGACAATCCGCGCGCCCACTACGAGGCCACCGCCCCCGAGATCTGGCGGGACACGCAGGGGCGGGTCACCCATTTCGTCTCCTCCATGGGCACCACCGGCACCATCATGGGCTGTTCCCAGTATTTCCGGGAGCACGCGCCCCAGGTGGAGGTGGTCGGCGCCCAGCCCAGCGAGGGCTCCCGCATTCCCGGCATCCGGGCCTGGCCCGAGGCCTATCTGCCCCGAATCTACGACCGAAGCCAGGTGGACCGCATCGTGGGCGTGGACCAGTCGGCCGCCGAGGACATGGCCCGACGCCTCGCCCGCGAGGAGGGCCTGTTCCTGGGCCTGTCCGCCGGCGGCGCGGTGGTGGCCATGCTGGAGGTGGCCGAGGCCCTCGACGAGGGCGTGGTGGTGGGCATCGCCCCGGACCGCGGCGACCGCTACCTGAGCACCGGCCTGTACGCCTGAGGCCGCCCCCTCCCAACCGCACCCCACACCCGTCCCACGTAGGGATCCCGTTCCCCCAGCAACCCGCCCCCGAAGGGTCGGGACAGGGGGCAGGCCCCGTGCTACCCTGAGCCTGCGCGCCGGAAGCGCCAGCAGGCGCGTCGCGGCCCCCAAACGCGAGCCAACCGGGGAATGCCTAGGGTGAACGTACTGGTTTTCGACATCGAAACCGTTCCCGATATCGAGGGCGGCCGCCGCCTGTTCGGCCTCGACGGCCTCTCCGACGAGGACACGGTCCGGGCCATGCTGGCCTTGCGCCGTCAGGAGAGCGGCGGCCGGGAGTTCCTGCGCCACCACCTGCACCGGGTGGTGGCCATCTCGGTGATCTTCCGGCATCCCCGCCTGGAGGAGGGGGTCAAGGTCTGGTCCCTGGGCGAGGCCGAGTCCACCGAGGGCGAGCTCATCCAGCATTTCTTCGACGGCCTGGAGCGCTACACCCCTACGCTGGTGTCCTGGAACGGCTCCGGCTTCGACCTCCCCGTGCTCCACTACCGCGGCCTGATCAACGAGGTGGTGGCCCCGCGCTACTGGGAGGAGGGGGACGGCGACCGGGAGTTCCGCTTCAACAACTACCTGAACCGTTTCCACAAGCGCCACACCGAT of the Thiohalorhabdus denitrificans genome contains:
- a CDS encoding Flp family type IVb pilin, whose amino-acid sequence is MQELIRRFVHEESGATMVEYAIMVALIAVVAIATVVTLGGEVEAAFDNIVTTLQNPDA
- a CDS encoding TadE/TadG family type IV pilus assembly protein yields the protein MRGIQKREGGAVLPMMAILIAVLLGMTGLALDFGRLALWKSRLQNAADGAALAAATELNARYGALERARQAAREMLEPQGIPLEDVLPDENFTFYATIGSSRDPEGSGKVETTSYREAHYAEVRIEQWPVDLLFLPVLDVLPGVSMQDELRVDVRALAGRHYYMCEFPPVMFCNPFEAEGETFREAVDPHRPEGPLLEPGDSMYLKYQADHWEPGNFAFLRPSDESGDPEHGAKALGEYIADPSRQGCTYPDLHTRTGTVQSWPNHGWNTRFDLYKGMTPDDFPPSPGVMGYPQDQSFRDIGGMSERFGKGDWPAADYWADYHAYHGQPKPLDWDSWTRREAHLWELTEGYPPCDPDAGDGVSCPADADLPIPVPDHDTYTDPAPTPERPDPVPDGLADPNHLDFDSEPASVPGRRTLLVAAVNCEEQEVKGDMDVIAETFAKFFVLQRAKQGASDTDIDFLVEYMGLASGKDEEYHVDVQLYE
- a CDS encoding 3'-5' exonuclease, coding for MNVLVFDIETVPDIEGGRRLFGLDGLSDEDTVRAMLALRRQESGGREFLRHHLHRVVAISVIFRHPRLEEGVKVWSLGEAESTEGELIQHFFDGLERYTPTLVSWNGSGFDLPVLHYRGLINEVVAPRYWEEGDGDREFRFNNYLNRFHKRHTDLMDVLAGYQGNANAPLDQIATLLGLPGKMGMDGSQVLDSWLEGDIAGIRQYCETDVLNTYGVYLHWLVNTGQLAPGERDEEFRLLAGHLTGSGEEHLQAFHDAWTGRHDG
- a CDS encoding DMT family transporter yields the protein MEHDPRRAAGYIVASAFMFALTGATVKAASAHLPYTEVVFFRSFLGLVALAPWLIRGGMAGLRTEHPGLHLFRGLTGLAAMYCFFYALGHLELATAVLLNYSAPLFIPFIAALWLGEPVPRALRWAIPIGFVGIALILQPGKGMLEPAALLGVIAGVLAAVAFVAVRRLHASEPTTRIVFYFGVISTLGSALPLPWTWQTPEPALWALLAAMGICATGGQLLLTRGYAYAPAAQVGPFTYTVVVFSAVVGWVVWGEVPGTPAVFGALLVILAGGLAIRERGAARRRS
- the cysM gene encoding cysteine synthase CysM encodes the protein MARLEELVGNTPLCELRRIGPRDKPVRLLIKLEGNNPAGSVKDRPALSMILGAEERGELAPGSRIIEPTSGNTGIALAMVAAVRGYEITLVMPESASEERKMLMRAYGARLELTPADQGMEGTIDRAREMIEADPGAVMLDQFANPDNPRAHYEATAPEIWRDTQGRVTHFVSSMGTTGTIMGCSQYFREHAPQVEVVGAQPSEGSRIPGIRAWPEAYLPRIYDRSQVDRIVGVDQSAAEDMARRLAREEGLFLGLSAGGAVVAMLEVAEALDEGVVVGIAPDRGDRYLSTGLYA
- a CDS encoding A24 family peptidase — encoded protein: MLIPILIAGCFFDLREHRIPNRLVLAGLGAGLAVNAWIGGLAGLLYALAGALLLLGLTFPLFALGWFGAGDVKLLTAVGAIVTWKLALAVLGGVVLAGGLLGVFALIWRAGLRASWQRLGLSPATRQPLTGSEAGSGPVQLPYAVAIAVGTLAGLFLAPSLPALIL
- the cpaB gene encoding Flp pilus assembly protein CpaB; its protein translation is MERRALITLSVAVVIGGIAVWLLNTQLQPPEPEVVETSAVETRPVVVVTEDLAAGDDLRDLLVTTVDWPKEAVPEGAYADPDRLLGGDAPPTLTKEIRKGEPVLDYKVAGKGRLRGLTAKIPEGMRAITIPVNEVRGVGGFVLPGDRVDVLHTTTAGRIREDKVTRILEQNLRVLGIDQVASEEEEEPKVVNTVTLRTTPEQAQRITLAESVGELSLALRNEGDGQTPRPNVIATGNLITPPANPRPVASSSSKEKTKKASSDRKVELIRGLVVEEKRVPEGQEASPDGPEQQAKADQ
- a CDS encoding type II and III secretion system protein family protein; this translates as MLGKTNGARGNVAHWLGAVVALLGVAAPITAIGQGDQGKKVELELGDQEKEEFRLAVGKSKILRSPRPVEQLILGSQEVADVKLLTSRQVLILGKSPGLTNLALRSEQGDLIALLDVLVGHDLTAIKRKLHEVLPEEEDIQVRASSGSVLLSGQVSSKEAMDTALAVTRSFAGENVTNRLQVGGGQQVLLEVKVSEVNRDALRSLGVDTTNNLGDTPQGGNNFGSPAPGMAGTPEAGASGTAGDDFAFDFLQESTLQATPFGTLGMLFEGVNFQVKALEEKGLASTLAEPNIIALSGQEASFLVGGEFPVPAAQSSAGAEGMNAITVEFKEFGVGLEFTPTVLSPGKININLQTEVSNIDPTASFRTPGGFNIPGLATRRASSTVELGDGESFALAGLIESEDQSTVTKFPVLGDIPILGALFRSTDFQQNQSELVIIVTPHLVKPARAERMALPTDGVLPPSRFDQYLMGRVEGLAPEEPGDGHREADEAPAGTPPEDGGMEGAYGHQL
- a CDS encoding MTH1187 family thiamine-binding protein — translated: MAYTVNYSVIPLTHSGGHVGDLVAQVVERVEKSGLEYRLTAMGTQIEGELDEIFDLIKDCERLVEKDSERFYTVLTMDYQRGEKGALTDKVQSVETRLGHEVKH
- a CDS encoding tetratricopeptide repeat protein gives rise to the protein MARESDEEKVRLLEADAQEGEPRAQRHLANRYLRGRGLPTDPAQAAYWMRQAAEQGLAPAQRSYGEFLEQGIGLDPDPDAARGWYAAAAKQGDPVARRHLHRLEHSED